Part of the Anopheles gambiae chromosome 3, idAnoGambNW_F1_1, whole genome shotgun sequence genome is shown below.
tccttttcttgcacgTTGCAAACACCGCAAACAGTCCCGAAAAAGTTAACAAATGTGAAACCACTGAAAGTAAATGTTATAAAATAGATGTTTCCGGAACTTTATCCTTCTCTTTTGCCTCTTTCGTCTCGCTCACTCGTCgcgcttcattttttttttcgtttcaaatCACTCTGTCCTTCGCGCTGTTTATGATAGCGATGGTAAGTGTACTGGAAAAGGAAACCCTTTTTGACTTAACAGtgaaagtgcaaacaaaagctGCCGCTTTTATTAtcaactgattttttttacctcATCTGTTTTATAAGCTCAAGTAGCTTTTTCTAGAAagtatttctgtttttttttaatgaaacgtGCATAGCAACATAATTAATAGTAATATAAAAGCTACTTTTCTTGTGTCAAATACAAAAATCGTAGGAATTGCATTACAGTTTGCCACTCATTTCGCATTCATTCATCGCTTCCTTTCACAAAACGTCATGTTTTAACTCGCATACAGCCACCATTCAGCATCACACACCGATGATTCATACGTTTCGCTCGCATCACACATCACATCACATTATTCAAatcactttttttgtttaaggaAAGTAAAAAGCCttacaaatttaaaataaagtttCCTTTCGTCGCCAACAGTTGTGGAAATAGTGGgtaaaaagataaaacaaaaagataaaaaaagtaTAATGAATGATTAGAATTataacaaataaaagaaaaaaggcagggaaaaagggaaaaacaatCATTTCAGCATAGAGAAACACGTTCAAACCGAAAGCTTCCACAAGAGATCACTTTGAAGGTTACAGAATTGGCTACCAAAACTACACTACGCAATGTGCATCAGGCGCTTTCGCTCGAAGCCTTTGCATATTATCGCTAGGGACAGAAAGGAAAGCTACATTaatatttgctatttttgctGCCCAAACGCGTCGTCGTTCGATGCGCCGGGAGGGAGCGAATCCGATCGCTTCGATTGATCGAACCCGCCTGCCCCATTCTGGACGAGCTGGAAAGCGTCTCGTCACTTATTATTTAGGCGGTTATGTTCGTTTTGTCCATTGGTTTTATGTTTCTGCTTCGTGTGGTTCTCCAGTTCACTTAATCCTTCCGTATTTTGTATTGGTTCTATTGGCagtaggtttttgttttgttttttttttcattttctctcaTCTCTCTCATGCTTCCATTGCAACCCATGCGCCAGTTTTGCTACGTACTGTttgaatgtttcgttttttttgttctgatACTTTGTTAGGCTATCGTGAACTTAAGGAAATTAACGTTGCTGACAATGTGCTCACACTTTTACTGCTCTTCTTGTTCTATAGGGACAGCTGACACGGCCGGCGATCTTTCacaatttttttgtatttttttttgttgtaattattCAATTGTTTTCACGCTTCCCCTTTCCAAAACATGACGTTTTAACCCATTTGAAAAAATTTAGATCACATTCGCAGTTTTAAAGGATAGCAAGATGATGGACACAACAGTTTCACCCAAAACGAAAATTTAAGAGCTGATAGGTAGGTTAGTGTAAGAGCACGCACGCATACCGTAGACATTTATCCTTTTACAGCCTTCATTACGCATTCCcatacacgcacaaacacacagacatatTGCACAAGCACTCACACGCCCATACAGCCACGCACGATTTACACCATTCCGCTAAATTGCCGAGTTGATTGATTTCGGTTTTGGTTTTCAGTTTAgttttgtcttgtttttgtttcctgtTTTTTATATCTTTTCGATTTCTTTTTTAGTCTTCTTctttagtttttcttttttctttttggatgGGTGCGAAAGGAAATACCTTCttcgcctgtttttttttaacttgcaTTTTgaaggttttgattttgtgtttctgtttgttcTTTGCTACTCGATCCAATGTCATAGTATTTTGAGTCCTTATCATCTATCACGATCACGCTCAATCACTTGCATTCCCTTGTTTCACTTATCGCATCTTCCacgcactctctctcacacacacacacatacacacagcataGCCGGGTTGCCGGTTGTGTCTGCTTAAAGTGTGGgggatgtttttcttttatacctgtttgttttaaaaaactaAAGCCTTAACCGTTAAAtcgcgttttcttttttgtatatttcgACTAAAATACGATTGATGCAAATCACCCTACTACGCCGTTCAGTATCGAGGCATCGCGGGCGTCCGCTACTGATTTCAATAATCTTATGTGTATGTTATGAGTTTGTTCAGTGTTTAAATGATTAATGATTTCTGTATCTTCCTTGCGCTCTGCTCTTCTCCACACATTACGGATTCCCGTCTTCTTCTAAATCTAATATCACTCTCGCATTCCGTACGATTATTCCTTGCATCTCCTAGCAGACATACCATGCATTCGCACACTGCTTAACCTACACTTGCAAACTGAGCTCTCCTTTCCGTCTCTTCatggttggttttgttgttcttcaAATCATGTTCtaatgatatttaaaaaaaacgtagAAGCAAAAAACTTTCCCAACCTCGAAGTGCATGCTAATCATTatcagaatacacacacacttagagACACGCACACTCATGAAACGGAACCGACGGTCATAGGCGTGTGACGCAATGACAAACAAGGCAGGAGTTGTATTGGTTATCACGAGGGGCTGGGGCATCCGACCTTCCAAAAAACGCAAGGGCAGTATTTTTGATAGAAACTTTTCTCTGGGGAGTACGCGCCCACGTGCTTCCATCGAGCTTCCCCAAGGAACGAAACGGGACTGATGCAATCAAAAGTGACGAAATCGCTTTTGATTCCAAATCAACATTCCGCCCATTTCACACCGTCTTTATAAAACTAGCGTTAGTAAAACTTCTAGATGCAGCTGAAGGTAAGGACTAATCATCTCCGCCAGTGGAATCTAGCGCGCTGAACTAAAGGTACATTAGATTGGGTAGTTGCAAACATATTATCATCGCTCGGAGGGATTGTGCGGTCCTTAGCCGTCTCcatctttctcttttctcACAAAgtgtcactgtgtgtgtgagtgagtgtgtttgtgtaaaacGCTCTCTTGACCTCTGACCCAGCCGTACCAGCCAGCTGGGCGTTCCCTGGGTGCGTTTCTCGAGTGAACACAGAGAGCAGTGCACAGATGAAACCGGAATCGGAAACCTTTCACCCTCCAAACAACTTAGTGGGATGGAAAACTATCGGGGGAGATTAAACACCTGAACGCAAGTTGGTCTTCCGAGGGCTCCGAACTACCACACGactatttgcaaaaaaaattgcAACTGTATCCACATTTTAGAAGGGGTTAATTTATCGCCGATGAGCtgccaccgctgctgctgctattgctgctAGTGCGGGTGCGCCGCACCGGCGACGCAAATCAATCCCAACCATTCTCCTTGATCATGTGCGCCAGCTCGATGATGTACTTGCCCTCCTTATACTTCTGGCTGGACTCGAACGCGTGTTCCTGCCAGGATGTAAGAGCAGACAGGTAAAGGAGTATATTCGTAGTACGCTCGCTGCAGTCATACTTACATATTTCCAGCCGAGCGGCGTTCGGCAGCATTCACAGTAAATGTCGGCCACGGCATGCAGGCCTGTCAGTAGCACACGCTCTTCGGCCTGTCCACAGGCTACGTTAACCCTGCAAAGGAACGAATAGTGTCAAACTGTTGTCATGTGGCCTTAGAAAGAGAGACGATGTGTCAATGATGCTTACACCGAGTTGAACAGATACGCCCGTCCCTGGCTGCCCTGGAACGATTTCGATATAAGCTCATCGTGACTAGCTAGGTGTGCCCTGCAGTGGACGCAGGAGTACGTTCGGTTCGTTGGCGGTAGGTAGGCCTGGAACGTTTTCACCATTGTGCCACTACCGGACGACGAAGAGGACGCCGATGATGATTGCCCGTTCGCGTGCCCTCCGTTGGCCGCCTCCTGCAAATAGAGCCGCGAAAAGGGCAGAAGAAGGTTAGCGACCAGAATCTTCCAGCAGAGATCTACTAACAACGGGGACAAAAACTACTGCTTACAGGAGCCATGCAACATTCCAGCAACAATCCGAGCAACTACACATAAGTAAAGGGATACTTTTCATTACAGCACAACTAAATTGCAAGACACTACAAAACTAACACGATGATCGAGAGACATCGAACGCGGTTACATGTAGCCACGGTTGTGTACCTGGGTAGGATCGTTTTCTTGATTGGATTCCAGGGTTCCGGAAACGGTACGGGTGACTGGTGCAGACGAGAAACGGTACGGGCGAACTGAAAGGGGACGGTGCCAGTCGCACCAGACGCTTCCGCCGATCGCCGGTGCCGAGCGGCCGATCAGGCTTTTGCTCGAGttccaaaaccaccaccacaacgaCCACAACCACCAACTCCCAAGCTGCTCCTGCTGACGTCCGATGCAAATGGATTGGTTTTTGTGTGAAGGCAGATTGGACAGATGAAGCAGAACGGTTAATCGTACGGTTAGGGTGAAGAATATAGTAGGGCAGAGGTTAGGGCACGTTTTGGGAACGAGATGAGGTTAGAGCAATGTCTCACACACTTGCAAGTTTTAAGCTACTACTAGGAACTACTGCAACAGGACAATTACCTGGAATAGTAGATCGAACAGGAACGTTATTCGCATTCGTCTTTCCTGCCCTGGCGCTGCTTTTGGCAGGATAAAAAATAGGATGGATGAGCAGGGTCCTTCGATAGTGGTCCGGAGATCTTCGTACGTCTTAGGAACGTATTATTGTTGAGCTTAATGGCGTCCAGAGGTTTTCGATAAGATTTTTTCTTTAACTAATCttacaccaccaacaccaacaacgaAAAAGGGCACGCTTCGTTAGCTAAAGTACGCTGCTGTTATAAACCCGTCTCTAGGCAACACTCGGCCAGTGTACACTACGATCGACATGCAGCTCATACAGACATTGAagatcacacacacgctctgtACGGTCGGTAGAGCCGTTAGAATGTTTGCGtttgtctttctttttcacttAATCCGCAAACAACTCTTCCAGAAGTCCCGAAAAGGACACACAGCTAGCAGACTGTAGTAAATTAAGCGCTAACGTGAAATAGTGACGCAAAATGCTGGTATTTTACTTTCGTCCGTTATAGGCCTCTGTTCGACCGACTGTTGTATGGCTGCTGTTATGCTATGCTTACGCCCTTTCGTCGTCTCCTTCTGCTTGCAATACAGAATACTAGTGACTGTCTAGTGCTGCGTTATAATTGGAAATCTGGAACGAAACAATAGAAAGAAGGAAACACAAAGGTCAACATTTAGAAGTGGGTTCACGTTCGAAGCAGCTCAAGTGAGTGTTATTGCATCACACCGCATTAAGTCTACAATGTTTTCAAATACCAGCAAATATCCCCGTGGTACCGCGAGACATCAATTGGCTCGACTTCGGTaaacatcgttttttttttattgctcctGCAATTCCGCAGCAATCAGGCCCTCACAGCTCGATGATAAGGCATTAACGGCAACACATCATTACCTACCGAGCTTTGTGAGGCTTCAATTGCTTTagcgagaaagaaaacaaacaaaaaactcgcAACAAATCGCACCCGCCATCGACAGTCGCCACAGTGTTCAATTCTTTTCAAGGACACCGAACACATTTAATCCTTTTTTGTTCTCATACCATATTTCATCTCCCTCTCAGCCCATAAAGGACACACAGCGCGCGCCCAATTGCCAAGCCAAACGCAAGCGAAAGCTGTGGGAAAGTTTTTCTCGAACTCGGCACAAAATCAACTGGACGACCGGGATTAATGTAGGACACAGAgcgtggtcgtcgtcgccgtcgtcatTGCCGGTGTGCTGAATTGTGCTGTGTACTGTGTCAAGGTTTTATTTACTTGGCAGACTTTCGTTCGTAAAAATCACGTTACATCATAATGAGGAGCGGAGCAAGCAAAGGAGCGAAGATTGGGCGACTGATTGAACCGAACGTGAATGTCAAGGAGTGTGGTGTGAATTGAAATCTCTTTCTCTATGGCAGGTAATGAGTGTTGCGGGGAGAAACGATTAACGCTTATCTTTGTGGGTGGATAGCGTGGTGTTTATTGAGGAATTGAGAGTATAGGAAAAACAGTGTTTAAGCTATGTTGAAGCACACAAGTTCAGGTTGTTCGAAGGCTAAGATAATGCACTCAACCTTGGTTGGGGGGTTACCACAGACTGGGTCGAGGTTCATCTATTTACGATTCGATTATTCTGACCATGCAAACAAGATAGACTTCTCCGTCATCCTACAGCTATAGCTTCATATACGAACTGATTTAATTTGCGTAATTTAAAACGTTTAGGAGTCTATATTTGGAAGTTGGATGATAGACACTTGTGGCATAATAATTTTTTACTGTAATTGTGTGATCCTTAAAGCTCTTGTAAGAAGAGTGAAGTTCTTCACATTGTTATTTACAATAATCTCTCGattatattaacaaaagacaACATCTTTCAACAACTTGCAAGTTTATCCCAAGATATACTCAACATTTGTTCACATTATCTGAATTGGCTAACGATGGTGTTTAAGCAACATAAGTGCGTCAAATTACCTAGCAATAAATTCTGTACAACATTTATGTTAAGTCAGGAATAATTCTAGATATACATTCCCTGAAGCTCCATTACACACAATAGGACTAAAAATTCAAGACAATCAAATAATACTTCTTCCCCTTTAAAGCCTATTATCCTATATAAGCTTACAAGATTGAACTCCATCCTTCTGATCTTGTAGGAACCTACATGTCTACCCAACAGATCACCACGCCGCACCCCTCCATCAATATATCAAACTTCAGACGTATGATTATCAGAACAATCATTGGAATTACAAACCCTAGAAACTATTGCGTAGATAATTTCATTGTTCTTGTGTTATCGCACGAGAGTTTTATCTTTATCGTGATTATAGATACATTCGATATTTTCTAGCCATAGATAGATGATGATCAATGCTATATAAAACACGACATTGCAGACACCAGCAACCACTCAACTGTATCACGATTCCAGATTCTTCGCCTTGCTTCTTCGTGCCTGAAACCTGAGTGAATTTCTAATTCTTCCCACCATGCTTGTACACATCATTCCACGCGAATCAAGAACCGGGTTCATCAAACCCACCATGACGTATACGCGGTACATAACTGTTCTGCAAAAGCTGGACGAGCTGCTGTAGTTTCATTTGTAGCTCTGTAGGAGCTCTCTTCCTACTGCTCGAATGCTCTGATGGATCACAAACAAGCTACGCAGTATAGCTGTAACATTGTAGCGTAATGTTATTTGCGTCTTGTTTTGCATCTCTACAAGTACTTGACAAACATTCCTGTAGGATTACAAGGAAATGACAACAAAAACATGGTTCAATGTTTTTAATCTACACCGGCGAAGATTCGCCGATCCCAAGACCGGAAGAGCCCGGCCAGCGCACACGTACATAGAAAACGAGGTTATTGAAGAGTCGCCGGACGGCGCAGCAACACTGAGACGCAGCTGAGCAGGGTTATCCTCTACAGGCGCACTACACACGATCTACTTCTGGCATCACCCTGCGCGTGCACACACCACCCAATATCAGACGACGATAATCAGTAACACACTGTTGCCCCGCGATCGTGTGTGACTTTCTCCGCGTAAAGGGGTAGGGCAAAACAAACCGCatcacaacaaacaacaacaaacacccaAGCGCCACACTACGACGCAACGATgtatcaacatcatcatcatcatcatcatcagcagcagcagcagcagcatcagctgcGCCATCGAGTATAATGTTCGCCATACAGCTGCCTTTCGCGAACTCTCACACGATGCGCGGGGTCGCGACGTCCCCGTTTGCCAACCGCACACCGGTGCCCGGGCCCCCTTCTCTCGGGCATCACAGACCACTACGAAATTACGTATTAACGCTAGCTAAACGAGCCTCGCGCAGAAAGGCCTGACACAATTTCTTGGTCCAACCAGCGAGACGACCTACCTTGGTGCGCGGACAACAGCCAACAGCTACTAACCAGCCGTTCGATCTCTTTCTAAGCTGTAagacgcaacaacaacaacaacaacaaaaacttgcCCCCAAACGTGTGGTCCCGTCGTGCTCGGACCTGGCGGTGTCTGAAGAGGACTGGTTTACCTCCGATTCAGatccaacgaaaaaaaaaaacggctgaACATTGGACATCTCTTTGCCCAACAAGACCGTTCTCTTTCTGTAGTCTAATGCCACCAAATGTGGCAGAAAAGTGTGTacgagcgcgtgtgtgtgggggggggtaCAGCACCACGTCAAGGCAATCCAATAGGCGATCACCACCTTCGACCAGTCGAAGGCATCAGCAAACCTGCGAGCTCACCGTATACTACACCGTTGCGACTTTACCAGATAGAAGACTTCTCCTAACCTTCTCGAACGAAACGCCAAAGCGCTCGAGAGAACAACGAAACCTCAGACTTTTCGCCAAAGCGTGGTCGAGTGG
Proteins encoded:
- the LOC1271194 gene encoding protein yippee-like isoform X2, giving the protein MRITFLFDLLFQEQLGSWWLWSLWWWFWNSSKSLIGRSAPAIGGSVWCDWHRPLSVRPYRFSSAPVTRTVSGTLESNQENDPTQEAANGGHANGQSSSASSSSSGSGTMVKTFQAYLPPTNRTYSCVHCRAHLASHDELISKSFQGSQGRAYLFNSVVNVACGQAEERVLLTGLHAVADIYCECCRTPLGWKYEHAFESSQKYKEGKYIIELAHMIKENGWD
- the LOC1271194 gene encoding protein yippee-like isoform X3, with translation MRITFLFDLLFQEAANGGHANGQSSSASSSSSGSGTMVKTFQAYLPPTNRTYSCVHCRAHLASHDELISKSFQGSQGRAYLFNSVVNVACGQAEERVLLTGLHAVADIYCECCRTPLGWKYEHAFESSQKYKEGKYIIELAHMIKENGWD
- the LOC1271194 gene encoding protein yippee-like isoform X4, producing MAPEAANGGHANGQSSSASSSSSGSGTMVKTFQAYLPPTNRTYSCVHCRAHLASHDELISKSFQGSQGRAYLFNSVVNVACGQAEERVLLTGLHAVADIYCECCRTPLGWKYEHAFESSQKYKEGKYIIELAHMIKENGWD
- the LOC1271194 gene encoding protein yippee-like isoform X1 — its product is MRITFLFDLLFQQEQLGSWWLWSLWWWFWNSSKSLIGRSAPAIGGSVWCDWHRPLSVRPYRFSSAPVTRTVSGTLESNQENDPTQEAANGGHANGQSSSASSSSSGSGTMVKTFQAYLPPTNRTYSCVHCRAHLASHDELISKSFQGSQGRAYLFNSVVNVACGQAEERVLLTGLHAVADIYCECCRTPLGWKYEHAFESSQKYKEGKYIIELAHMIKENGWD